The following is a genomic window from Synergistaceae bacterium.
ATTGCTGTGCCGGTATAAACGCTCCCTAACTGAACGGAAAATATCATATTGCCCGAATAATTTTCAGGAGTAATTGTTATAGATTTTCGCTTGCCTCCCGCCTTAGAAGTGAACTCGCTGACAGTCCCGTGAATCTTTATAGCCTTACCAGCTCCGAGCGAGTTTAAATCGAGTGCGTTAATTTCTGCTGCGTTTGTCGTGATTTCCTGTGAAATTTTGCCCCAGTCGCTGCCCGAACTCTCTGACGCGTCAAATGCCTTCACGCCTGTATATTGTCCTTCTGTGTCTTTATCGATGACTTTAGCGGAATTTGCAACGAATACTCCGAGAACTATTATAATTATCACTGCAAAAATTTTAGCTTTCAATTATGAGTCTCCCCTTCCTGTAATAAATACTAAAAACGGGGGAATCATGACTCCCCCGCCGGTGAATTCAATAAATTTATTTCTCGGTATAAACGAACTGCGAGAGATTCGCGACGTTATCTTTTGTGATTGCGATACAAGGCACTAACTGTTTTTCTTGAGCGGGTTTCTTGCCAGTTCTTATATATTCGTCGGCCTGCTCGATTGCCATTTCTGTAATTCTTGCGATTTGCTGTAATGCTGTGCCTACCATCTGGCCTTTTGCTACATAAGCCGCCGCATCGTCTGAACCGTCGAGTCCTATAATCTTAATGTCCGGGCGTTTTGCGTCTAAACATGCCTGAGTAGCTCCGCAAGCCATTGTGTCATTTCCGCAGATAATGCCTTTAATTTCAGGATGAGCCTGTAAAATTGCTTCAGTCTTTGAATATGCTTCAGTCTGATCCCAGTTTGCAGTTTGCTGGGCTACCATTTTTAAATCAGGATATTCATTTATTACAGAATGATAATTTTGTGAACGGACTTGACAGTTAGTATCTGACTCACGGCCTAATAATTCAGCGTAAGGGCCTGCATAATCCATAGCTTCTACCCATTTTTCAGCGATTGCGGCTGCTCCCTGTGCGTTGTCTGCTACGATTTGAGCGAGCGCGAGTCCTGATTCGTTGATCTCTCTATCAATCAGGAAAACGGGGATTTTTGCGTCGATTGCTTTACGAATTGCCTCGATTGAAGCGTCTGCCCCTGCATTGTCGCAAATTATAGCGATTGCCTTGTCAGCTATGGCAGCCTCAAATAATTCTAACTGTT
Proteins encoded in this region:
- a CDS encoding DUF2291 family protein encodes the protein MKAKIFAVIIIIVLGVFVANSAKVIDKDTEGQYTGVKAFDASESSGSDWGKISQEITTNAAEINALDLNSLGAGKAIKIHGTVSEFTSKAGGKRKSITITPENYSGNMIFSVQLGSVYTGTAIRDTQTIKKFGDFTNQTEWSQYAKALNSQLDKDVITPLAINDSIKGKTITITGAAVSSGNQVNITPVSIIIE